TGGTGCCAAGCTTTTCTTTTGTTTGCTACTTACTGCATCTGTTTCAGAATATTAAGAACCAGCCATAGGTTCCATTACGTGCAGGAAACCATGGATGGTAATGTTGGTCCTCAAAAATTTTCCAACTAAAACAATTTGGGACGCCCATCATATATCAAGTTAAGTGAACCCTGTGGCTGTGGATGCATCGACGACTTCTTGTATGACACACGGCAAGAAGATTTTAGCTCGAAGCAATCCCGGGATAGCATGAAGTAATCCCGCATTATTGGAATTTTGGTATGGGAACCAATATCTCAAGATAAATTAGGATTGTATACGCAATTTTGGCAGCTTTGAGGCACAATATCATGATACAGTTACTTAAAGAAATTTTTTAGAACTACAACTATATTAGAGATAAAATTAAACATTAAAAACATTGAAAATATAGAAAATATTAAATTGCAACAAAActgatataataattttttttttccaaacaacTGATTTATTATAATTTGGAAAAATTATCCGTTTTAAGTATGTATGTTCCTGACGTGTCAATCATAATTAGTTTTAGATACCATACTACATTGAAGATTCTCTAATTCATTGCATTTGACATAAATGGGATTCCAATTAAGAAATCTGTTGCCATATATACATGGATAGTACGTACATGCCTCTAATGATACAAAGACACTATAAAACACCATCAATGAGTTGTCTAGTAGCATCCATTAGCGTTATACCTAGTTTTCATTTCAAGGCTGCTTCCAATTACAACCACAATGTCATCAAAGTCATCATTTTTAGTTTTAGGATCTGCTGCAGTCTTCTTTGCTCTTCTTACATTAATCTTCTTTGCTCTTCTTACTTTATCATGTGCAATGTCAGATGGTAACGGTATGGAGACTGTTTGGAAGACAAAAACTGTCACGGTGAGAAATGATATAGATCCTAAAGTAGCTTTGAACATCCATTGTAGATCAAGTGAAGATGATTTTGGAGAGCATACACTATATTACAACCAAATTTTCTTATGGAAATTTAAGGTTAATTTTTGGGAGACAACTAAATATAAATGCAATTTAAGTTGGTATGATCCTAATGTAAAAAAGGACCACAAAAAGGAGTTTTTTGCTTACAAAGCAAGAAGAGATTGGATGTACAATTGCGAACATGATTGTAGATGGAGCTTTCGTCAAGATGGTGGCTATTATGGAGATGGTTATCTTACAAAGCAATTTCCTCCTAAAAAGATGTTTAATTATGATGAATGATTCTAGACTGACAACGGTGTATGGTTTTGGTCCCAGCATTCTTCAGATTTCAGTTGTCCATTTCTTCATTATGTATTTGCGCTTCTTAATGTATTTGGTTCTATGTGAATCATAATACTtattaataataattaataaaatttctcTATTATAAAATTTCAGGTTGTAGAAAACCGAAGCTAATAATTCGCAAGTTTGTGCTCCAATGAAAAATTCATCATGGGAGTAATTCAGTAGAGGTAATTTAAGGATCTGTAGATAATCAATCAGAGAGAAGGAAATGAAACTAATGTATCGACCGTCAAAGCCAATACGCAACAGTTTTGATTCATCTGAAAAACTGTTGATATTTGCTTTAGTATTGTTTTGCTAACCTGGCTTCTTGATCCAGATAAAGGGTTTTGTGcaatggttttctttttctttctgaatTGAGGACCAACCATCTTTCCATTGGTGAGCGTGCAAGAAGGCCAGGTCCAAGAAAGATGGATAGTAAAGTTGGTCCCTAGAAGTAATGATTTTTTGGTAAGTAAGAAAGAGTGATTCCTAAAAATGGGTTTGATTTCCAACCTAGGATTATGTTCTTATAGGATTCGATCTCCAACCTCGTTTATAGTCATGTAGCGTTTTTGGTTCATAATTGGGTTCAATATCCAATTTGAGAAACATAAACTGAATTTTTATCATAACATGTTTGAGTTATGTAGCGTTTTTGGTTTTACCCTAGCTTTTAATCTCCTCTCCGCTGTTAGGTTTGTGGACCAAATTTTTAATTATGGTCGTCCATTGTAGACACTTTAAGGTttgctaaaaaatcaaaattcaagaagaataagGAATATAGAAGAAATAGAAGTAACTTGGCTACAGTCATGTAGAGTTTTTATTTACTGGTATGGAAAAGGAGGTATTGTGAACATCAGCCTAACATGTTTGTAGTCATGTAGAGATTACGTgggagtttattttattttatattggtTCTAACACGATTAACGATTAGTAATTTGAAAAACATAAAATGAAATTTTATCGTAACATGGCTGCAGTTATGTAGCGTTTCTGGTTTTACCCTAGCTTTTAATCTCCTTTCCACTATTAGGTTTGTGGACCAAATTTTTAGTTATGGTCGTCCATTATGGACGCTTTAAGGTTTGCTATcaaaattcaagaagaaataaGGAATATAGAGGAAACAGACGTAACTTGGCCACTGTCATGTAGTGTTTTTTTGTTTATAGGTGTGCAAAGACGAGGTACTATGAACATCAGCGTAACATGTCTGCAGTCATGCAGAGATTACGTgggagtttattttattttttggttccaaCACGATTCAGGGTTAGCAATTTGAGAAACATAAAATGAAATCTTATCTTAACATGGCTACAGACATGTAGCGTTTTTGGTTTTATCCTAACTTTTAATCTCCTTTCCACTATTAGGTTTGTGGAACAAATTTTTAGTTATGTTCGTCCATTCTGGACGCTTTAAGGTttgctaaaaaaaatcaaaattcaagaaGAAACTAGGAATATAGAAGAAACAGACGTAACTTGGCCACTTATCATGTAGTGTTTTTTTGTTTATAGGTGTGCAAAGACGAGGTACTATGAACATCAGCGTAACATGTCTGCAGTCATGTAGAGATTACGTGggagattattttattttttggttctaACACAATTAAGGGTTAGCAATTTGAGAAACATAAAAATCTTATCTTAACATGGCTGCAGACATGTAGCGTTTTTGGTTTTACCCTAACTTTTAATCTCCTTTCCACTATTAGGTTTGTGGAACAAATTTGTAGTTATGTTCGTCCATTGTGGGCGCTTTAaggttttctaaaaataaaaattcaagaaGAAACTAGGAATATAGAAGAAACAGACGTAACTTGTCTACAGTCATGTAGAGTTTTTACATAGCCGCATGAAGACTACAACCGCTTCCCAAAAAACAAAGATTATCTGTTAAAACAATATTTGGAGTGAGAAACacaaaaatgttaaaataaatATATAGGACCCCATGTACCGTGAAAAACAAAACCATTAAAACCATCTTCGGTTCTTGTCTAATATGGAGTGAGACTTAAACTAAGTTGGGAGTTGAGACTATATGTAGTAGAATAATTTCTTTTAGTAGTAAAATATTATCGATTGAATAACACAATCTTGTTGTATATTTTTTTCTTACTCTATATTATCTCTGCTTACTTAACCTTGATTTGTACACACACGtgttgatggttttcaaatactTTGTTGCACGCCTAGTTACATGAGTGAACCTTTATTCTCTAAGGTAAAGAGGTGATATCTTAAAGTGGTGTATCAGTGGTAATTCTGATTTCGTAGTAAATATAGCTAATGAAGATGCTTGGAGGGGGGAGATACCATTGAAAGCGTATTGACAAATATAGTGTAGGAGCTGGAAAGTTGAATAAGCACTGACCTTCCTGCAGGTGTAagacattttgtcatccatcGTTGATCTTTACGAGCTAACCGTTGAAGTAGAGGTTTGAAGATATGCCGAGAAGTTCTTCCATGTTTAAAATGTACTCCCAAATATATGGGTGGTGTGATGTGGTTGGCGTGTTAAAGAATCGTTGTAGGATTCAACTTTATGTGGTTGTAGTTCGGGTGGTGAATGATTGTGGATTTAGCGGTATTGATATGTTGTCCTGCAGAGGTACTGTAGGAATGAAGAATTTTCTGTAGGTGATGGTTACTGTCTTGAGTTTCTTTATAGCAGCTGAGGAGATCATCAGCATACATCAGATGTAATATTGGTGGAGCTTTTTGTGAAATGCGGAGCCCTCCTATCGCCTTTTTTACTTAAAGGTTTCCCCGATTTGTTGATAAGATTTCTGCACCTATAATGAATAATAAGACAAATTGGGTCTCATTGTCTGATGCCTCTCTTCAGGTGATGAAACCATGAGGTGTTCCATTGATGTTGACAGAGTAGGTGAAGATATACATAACATGATGTAATCCACAAAAATGGTTGGGAATCCTAGTTTAGTAAAGGTTTTAATGAATCTCCAATCCAGGCTATCATATACTTTCTCTATATCTAATTTCATAATTTTGGATTTGGATCATTGGTGTTTGTAGAGGTTCTAATATGGTGGAATAGCTCTCGGCAATTGCTATGTTATCATGTATTGATCTTTGTGGAACGAAAGCACTTTGATATGGACTTATTATAAAAGGAAGGATTTTCCGTATACGATTGACTAATATTTTGGAAATGACTTTATATGTAACATTGCAGAGGATGATAGGCCTAAAATGGGATGGTTTTGTTGGTGTTTCTAATTTTCGAATTAGGGTAATGTTTGTGTGGGAGGGTGAATGTTCAGTGAATCAAAAAAACTACGCACCATGGCTACCAGCTGAAATTGAgtagttttccaaaaatatttaaaatACTTACTTGTATATACGTCGGGGCCAGGAGCGCTCTCAGAGTTTCTGGAAAATAGAGCTTGTTTGATCTCTTCTATGGTTATATCCGCCGAACGTTTTTGACATTGGTTTGGAGTCAATCTCGGCTTGATTTTCCCAAATAGTTCGTCATCAATTGTTATTGTTGGGGCTGTGTATTGGTTGGAGAAGTGATCAAGTATGATATGTATTACCTGAGGTTTGTCTGTGACCCAGTTGTTTTGATGATCTTGTAGTTGTTGTGTATTATTTCGACTGCGATGGATAGTTTCTTTTGTGTGAAGAACGTCGTATTATTGTCTCCTTATGTGAGACATTTCATTCTTGATCTTTGTTTCCAATATGTTGCGTGACATTGGAGCAGGTTTAAGTGTTGGTTTCAAAGTTCTTTCGCTTTTTTTAACCGGTATTCTAGGACTCTTCCATATCGAGCAACGCACTGATGCTGAGCCCATTGAATTTGAGTCATTAAATTTGTAATTAAGTTTGGTAGGTGACCAAATGTCTCTTTATTCCATTCCATAAGTATTTGACCAGTGTGATTAATTTTAGCTGAAGATTTAGCGCTGGCTCTGGATCTTGCTGCTGACTCCAAGATGATTTCACTATTTGTCTGAGCTGCGGGTGGCTTAAACACATATGTTCGAACTTGTATTTCTTTTGTCCTTGCAAGTCCATTATTTTTGGTATGCAACAACATGGGCACGTGATCAGAGGCAATCCTAGGAATGAGTGACCGCTGCATGAGGATTCGCCGTACGCCAATGCGGAGTTGTGATTGCTCTATCTAGTCTTTCCACAATGTTGTTCTGACCTTGCTGACTATTTTCCAAGTGAACAGATATCCACGGAATCTAAGGTCGATGAGACCCATTTGATCCATCATGGTGAGGAATGGTTGAGTTTGACTATATGTGACTTGCCTTCCGCCTTTTTTTCCCGATTGATACATGATTTGATTAAAGTCACCTATTAACACCCAAGACGTTGAACTGTTGATGTTGGGGAAGACGGACGAGAAATCTCGCTAGAAATCGATTCAAGCGCTTGGTTGAGGGGGACCATAAATTCCTGTAAAAAGTCAAGGTGTCCCTGGTGAAGGCGGAGTGGCGAGAGCATGTATATAACTCTGTGACTTGAGTAGATCCttaatgttgttgtttttctcTCCACATAAGGCATAGTCCTCCTTGTCTACCAACTTTGGGGACAGTGGATAAGTTCTGACACTGAAGGCTCTGGCAAGTCCCTACATTTGTCTTTTAGTTGCTATTGTTTCGGAGAGGAAAAGGATATCAGGTTTGTGTAAAAATGAGTCATTTGAGATGTTGAGTTGTGGTTGGGTTATTTATTCCTTGACAGCTCCACGCTAAAATATTCATTTTTGGTTGATAATTGAAAACGGATATGTTTGCTAATGAGAGTTGTGTGTGAAAGGTTGTTTTGTTTTGATCAGGATATTGAACTGGGTCGTTAATGGTATTGAACTGAGTCATTATGATCGGTTTTGTGGATATCTTTTTAGGTAATATTTTCAGACGATTACAGTAGATAGGAAGCCTTATGGATAGTGCTGAATCATAGAATTAGAGGACCTGTAACACCCAAGAGGAAATCGCTTAGCAATTATCGAGAGACAATTTTGTAAAACTAGGAGAAAGAAATACTAAGTATTTCcacataaaaaccttaaaaagaaGAGAACTTAACCAAATTGATTGTCTTTTAAACCAAATGGggaaattttgaaacaaaaaactcAAATTGCGGAGGAAACAAAAACGCTTTTTGAAACTCTGTTCACTGTCTCTCCTACTGTCCCTTACCAAGAGCTTATGAATCTTATACCTAAGGTGATTTCTGAGCAGGACAATGAGGATTTACTACGGATTCCAACTTCATATGAAGTTTGGATGGTGGTAAAATCAATGAAGTCAAACAAATTACCAGGGCCAGATGGTTTCCCGGTGAGTTTTTTTAAACACAATTGATCACTAGTTGGGAGTCAAATAGTTTCAATAATA
This genomic interval from Papaver somniferum cultivar HN1 unplaced genomic scaffold, ASM357369v1 unplaced-scaffold_107, whole genome shotgun sequence contains the following:
- the LOC113327951 gene encoding S-protein homolog 29-like; translation: MSSKSSFLVLGSAAVFFALLTLIFFALLTLSCAMSDGNGMETVWKTKTVTVRNDIDPKVALNIHCRSSEDDFGEHTLYYNQIFLWKFKVNFWETTKYKCNLSWYDPNVKKDHKKEFFAYKARRDWMYNCEHDCRWSFRQDGGYYGDGYLTKQFPPKKMFNYDE